A stretch of DNA from Acidimicrobiales bacterium:
CCGTAGGCGTTGCGGGGCAGGCGGTCGACGAAGACGAACCGGCGAGGTTGCTTGTAGCGGGCCAGCCGCGCCGCGCAGTGCGCGCTCAGCGTCGCCTCCGTCGCCTCGCCCGGATCGTCGGCCACCACCACGGCCACCACGATCTCGCCCCAGGTCCGGTCGGACACACCGACGACGGCGATGTCCCGCACCTGGGCGTGGTCGGCCAGCGTGGCTTCGACCTCGACGGCGTAGACGTTGGATCCACCGGTGATGATCAGGTCCTTGGCCCGGTCGAGCAGGAAGAGGTAGCCCTGCTCGTCCATGCGGCCCAGGTCACCGGTGTGGAGCCAGCCGTGGCGCAGGGTCTCGGCCGTCGCCTCCTCGCGCTGCCAGTAGCCGAGCATGACCGCCGGTCCGCGCACGCAGACCTCGCCCACCTCGCCGGCCGGCAGCTCCTCGTCGTCGGGGCCCAGCACCCGCACGTCCATGCCCGGTCGAGACAGCCCGGCCGAGCCGAGGAGCTCGGGTCGATCGCCGGCCAACGCAGCAGTGTGGTGCGAGGCGGGCAGCACGGTGGCGGTCATCGGGGTCTCGCCCTGGGCGTAGAGCTGCACGAACACCGGACCGAACGCCTCGATGGCTCGCCGCAGTTCGGCCGGGGCGAACGGCGCGCCGCCGTACACCACGTGGCGAAGGTCGGGCAGCTCGGGGAGACCGAGCGTCGCCGCCGCGTCGGTCAACAGGACGATCTGCGTCGGCACCATCCAGGTGTTGGTGATCCGGGCCCGGGCGAACAGCTCGATGATCGCCGGCGGGTCGAAGCGGGTCTCGCGGGGGATCACCTGGTGCGCGCCCCGAGCGGTGGCGGCGAGCGCGTGGAAACCGGCACCGTGGGTGAGCGGCGCGGCGTGCAACGTCACATCGTGCTCGGTCATCGGGGTGAGGTCGGCGAGCCAGGACGCGGTGACGAACGACAGGTTCCCGTGGGTGAGCATGGCCCCCTTGGGCCGGCCGGTCGTGCCGGATGTGTAGAAGAGCCAGGCCAGGTCGTCACGGTCGACCGGCACCACCGCGCTGACGGCGCCGTCGTCGCCGGCGACCAGGGTCTCGAGGTCCTCGGCTCCGCTGGGCGTCGAGCCCGTGCCGGCGACCACCACCGCGGCCCGCCCGACGTCGGCGCCGAGCACGACATCGATGCCGTCGTCGTCGGCGAGGACGGCGGCGGCCGCGGCGTCCTGGACGTGGTAGGCGACCTCGTCGGACGTGAAGCGCGCGTTCAGTGGCACCAGGCAGTACCCGGCCTTGAAGCAGGCGAACATCGCTTCGAGCAGCTCGGGCCGGTTGGGCATCAGCACCGCGACGCGGTCGCCGCGTCGCACGCCCAGGGCCGCCAGCCCGCGCGCCAGCGAGTTGGACCGGCGGTCGAGCTCGGCATAGGTGAGCGTCCGGTCGCCCCACGTCACCGCGACCCGGTCCGGCAGCAACCGGGCCGTGTTCACCAGCATCTGGCCCACGTTCATGGCGGTGCGACCGTCAGCGGACGGCCGTCGGGACCTGTCGAGGGGTGAGGGAGAACATCTGCGCGAGCAGCTCGTGGGAGTGGCGCCGGTCGAGCGGGTCGGCGATGAGGTTCTGCACCATCAGCTCGTCGGCTTGGCTCTCGTCGATCATCTGCTCCAGCGTGGCGCGCACGGCGTCGGGGTCGCCGGCGACGAACTGCGGCCACCGGCCGTCGACGATCCAGGTCGGCTGGTCCTTGTCGGCATCGGTCAGCTCGCGGGCGGCCTCCGCCGCCGACGGGAGCTGCGCGTCACCGCCCACGCGGCGCAGCCTCGCGTAGAAGCCCTTGGCCGAGCCGACCAGATGCCGGGCCTCGGCGGCTGTCTCGGCGACCGTGACGTTGACGGCCAGCATCGAGCGTGGCTGGTCCGGGCCGAAGCCTTTGGAGCGGAACTGCTGGCGGTAGTTGCGCAGCGCCGCGGCCGCGCCGGTGGGGGTGATGAACCCGGCGAACGTGTAGCCGATCCCCAGTCCGGCGGCGAGGTTCGAGCCGTCCGGGCTGGAGCCGAGCAGCCAGGTCTGCGGCACCTCCGGCACCGACGGCGTCAGGGGCTTGCCGGCGAAGGGGTGGTCCTCGGGGAACGCGTCGTACAACCACGCCAGCGTTTCGAGGACCTGTTGCTGGTGGTCGGCGTGCAGCGGACGCTGACGGTCGCGTTGCAGCGCGAGATCGATGACCGGTCCGGCGGTGGCCCGGCCCATGCCGAGGTCGACGCGACCAGGGAACATCGCCTCGAGCTGGGCGAACATCTCGGCCACCTTGAACGGGCTGTAGTGGTTCATCAGCACACCGCCCGACCCCACCCTGATGCCCGATGTCTGCGTCCCGGCCGCGGCGATCAGCAGTTCCGGATGGTGCGAGGCGCCCGTCCGACTCAGGTGATGCTCCGCGAACCAGACCCGGTGGAACCCCCACGCGTCGGCGTGACGTGCCGTCTCCACCGAGTCGACCAGGCCCTGCTTCTCACCGCTGCCCGGCGCGACCGTCCCCAGCTCGATGACCGAGACCCTCATCGGCAACGTGCCGTCAACCGGCGGCAACGCCGTAGGTGACGACGTGGCGGGGCGTGAGCGTCAGCACGACGCGGTTGTCGGCGGGGGCCGGGAAGGTCTCGAGATCATGGCCGTAGTGGTCGAGGAGCCGCGCGAGGAAGGACTTGTCGGCGTCGTCCTCGAAGGTGGCGTCGGCGCGGAGCTCGAGGGTGCGCTGCGGGTTGGCCGGATCGAGGAGGAACAGCGTGGCCTGCGGGTGCTGCACCATGTTGCGGTACTTCTGACGGGTCCTGTGCAGGGATGTGCGCACGACGTCCCCGTCGAGGAGGTACCACAGGGCGGTGGTCTGGGGGAAGCCATCGGCGCCCACGGTGCTGAGGATCGCGACACCACGGGCCTCGAGGAGGTCGCGGTGCGTCGCGGGGATGGGTGCGATGTCGCTCATCGGTCAGTCGGCCGGCGGGGTGAACTGCACGTCGATCTCGACGTCGATCTTCTTGCCCAACGCGAACTTGTCGACGCCCAGCGGCATGTTGAAGTCGATCCCGAAGTCGTCGCGCAGGATCTGGGCGGTGGCGATGAAACCGGCGTGCTCCTTGCCGTCGCCGGGGTGGACGACGGCGCCGGTGAACTCGACGGCCAGGGTGACCGGCTTGGTGACGCCGTTGATCGTGAGATCGCCGTCGGCTTCGTAGTCGCCCTCACCGAGATCCCGGATGGCCGTGGAGGCGAACGTCATCGTGGGGTGGGCGTCCGCGCCGAAGAAGTCGGTCGAACGCAGGTGAGCGTCACGGTCGGGCTGGTTGGTGTCGACCGTGGAGATGTCGATCGTTGCCCCGAACCGGGTGCCGGCGAGCTCTTCGCCGACCTCGAGCGAGGCCCCGACGCCGTTGAACCGTCCCCGCACGTTGGTCAGACCGAGGTGCCGGACCTTGAAGTGGACACCGGAGTGGGCAGGATCGAACTGCCAGGTGCCGATGGCGAGCGGGAGCGTCGAGGTGGTCATGCAGGGCCTCCGATGGGAGAACTGGTCGAGTGCGTGATAGTTACACGTGTGAGTGTCACACCTTACATTGTCCCGAGGTCAACGCCTCGGCGGTAACCTGCAGGCATGGCCTCCGGCGTGGACGTCACCCACGACCCTGACATCGACGTCGCCCATCGTGACCTGATCGAGACGTCGGCTCGCTTCGCCCAGGCGTTCCTCCGTTGGCTCGCCGGCACCGCAGGAGGGCTCACCTACCCCCGGCTTCGAGTGCTCGAGGTCCTGCACTGCCAGGGCCCGGCCAAGATGAGGGAACTTGCCGACGGCCTGGGACTGACCGCCCGGAACCTCACCACGCTGGCCGACGGCCTGGAGACCGACGGCCTCGTGCGCCGGGTCTCGCACCCCAGCGACCGGCGGGCCATCCTCCTCGAGCTCACCGCCTCCGGGGTCGCCGCGGCGGAGTGCTCACTCGCCCCACGCCTGGCCGAGATCAGCGGTTTGTTCGACGAGCTCTCTCCGACCCAACGGGCCCAGTTCCAGCGCTCGCTCGACACCCTCGTCGCGGCCATGGAGTGAGCCTGCTGACGGCCGACTAGCGCCGGCGAGTGGGCAGAGGGTGGCCGACCGAGGTGAAGTTGGTGGCGCAGGCGTCGAGGGTGGTGGTGAAGTAGTCGTCGAACGAGCCTGCTGCGCTCTGCTCGATCCACGTTCGCAGGGCGAGGTCGAAGCAGGCGGTGACGGCGGCGACGACCGATCGGAGCCCGAGGTCGCCGGGGTCGATCCCGGCGCGGGGCGCGAGCGCCCCCAGGATCTGGCGCTCGGTGTGCTCGATGATGGTGTTGCGCTGGTAGGTGCGGAGCTGGGGTCGTTCGGCGACCAGGCGCTGGAGCACCGAGCGGCGCCGGGGGTCGTTGGTCATCGTGTCGACGGCCTGGCGAAGGGCTGCGACCAGCGTCTCGAACGGCGGCTCGTCGGTGGGGCGCTCGGCGATGAGCCGCCGCATCTCGTCCAGGCGCTCCTCGATGCTGTGGAACAGCACCGCTTCCTTGGACGGGAAGTAGCGGTAGAAGGTCCTGGGGGAGACGTCGGCGGCGGCGGCGATCTCGTCGACCGTGGTCTCGTCGATGCCGTGCTCGGCGAACAGCTCGAGGGCGATGTCGACGATCTGGCGGCGCGTCCGTTCGGTGTGTCTCTGGCGAAGCGACCCCTCGGGCGCGGACATGGGGCGATTCTACGTGGGCGATCCCGCGGGTGGCAGATGTGACATATGGCAATAGTGCCATCTGGCAGACACTGACGTAATCTGCGGCGATGGCCACCTTCCTGTACCGACTCGGGCACCTCTCCGTGCGCCGGCGCCGCTACGTGCTCCTCGTGTGGATCGCCCTCTTCGTCGGTGCCGGCGTGTGGTCGGCGGAGGCCGGCGGCCAGACCAACGACGAGCTGACCCTGCCGGGGACCGAGTCCCAGGAGGCCTTCGACCTGCTCGACGAGCGGTTCCCGACCCAGGGCGGGTCGTCGACCCAGGTCGTGTTCGCCGCCGAGGACGGCAGCCGGCTCGACGCCCCGGAGAACGCGGCGGTCATCGAGGAGGCCATGGCCGCCGTCGGCGAGATCGACGGCGTCAGCGCCGCCGCGCCGCCCTCGGGGAGCGGGTCCTTCTCGCCCGAGGGCAACGTCGCCCTCGCCGAGGTTCGCTACCCGGCCATGGCGTTCGAGGTCGACGAGGAGACCAGCGACGCGGTCGCCGTGGCGGTGGAGCCGGTGCGTTCGGCCGGGTTGACCGTCGAGTTCGGCGGTGAGGTCATCCCGGGCGAGGAGATGGAGCCGCCCTCGTCGGAGGCGATCGGGCTGCTGGTGGCCGTCGTGGTCCTGCTGGTGTCGTTCGGCTCGGTGCTGGCCATGGGCCTGCCGATCCTGACCGCGCTGCTCGGCCTCGGCATCGGCATCAGCGGCATCGGCGTGCTGTCCGCCTTCGTCGACCTGTCGTCCACCGCGCCGACCCTGGCCGTCATGATCGGCCTGGCCGTGGGCATCGACTACGCGTTGTTCGTGGTCACCCGGCACCGCCAGAACCTGGGGTTGGGCCTCGACGTCGAGGAGTCGGCCGCCCGAGCCAACGCCACCGCCGGCGGCGCCGTCGTCTTCGCCGGGTTCACGGTGATGATCGCCATCGCCGGCCTCGCCGTCCTCAACATCCCGTTCCTCACGGTCATGGGCTTCGCGGCGGCGGCGACG
This window harbors:
- a CDS encoding AMP-binding protein yields the protein MNVGQMLVNTARLLPDRVAVTWGDRTLTYAELDRRSNSLARGLAALGVRRGDRVAVLMPNRPELLEAMFACFKAGYCLVPLNARFTSDEVAYHVQDAAAAAVLADDDGIDVVLGADVGRAAVVVAGTGSTPSGAEDLETLVAGDDGAVSAVVPVDRDDLAWLFYTSGTTGRPKGAMLTHGNLSFVTASWLADLTPMTEHDVTLHAAPLTHGAGFHALAATARGAHQVIPRETRFDPPAIIELFARARITNTWMVPTQIVLLTDAAATLGLPELPDLRHVVYGGAPFAPAELRRAIEAFGPVFVQLYAQGETPMTATVLPASHHTAALAGDRPELLGSAGLSRPGMDVRVLGPDDEELPAGEVGEVCVRGPAVMLGYWQREEATAETLRHGWLHTGDLGRMDEQGYLFLLDRAKDLIITGGSNVYAVEVEATLADHAQVRDIAVVGVSDRTWGEIVVAVVVADDPGEATEATLSAHCAARLARYKQPRRFVFVDRLPRNAYGKVLKRDLRTALSSDPGNR
- a CDS encoding MsnO8 family LLM class oxidoreductase; the protein is MRVSVIELGTVAPGSGEKQGLVDSVETARHADAWGFHRVWFAEHHLSRTGASHHPELLIAAAGTQTSGIRVGSGGVLMNHYSPFKVAEMFAQLEAMFPGRVDLGMGRATAGPVIDLALQRDRQRPLHADHQQQVLETLAWLYDAFPEDHPFAGKPLTPSVPEVPQTWLLGSSPDGSNLAAGLGIGYTFAGFITPTGAAAALRNYRQQFRSKGFGPDQPRSMLAVNVTVAETAAEARHLVGSAKGFYARLRRVGGDAQLPSAAEAARELTDADKDQPTWIVDGRWPQFVAGDPDAVRATLEQMIDESQADELMVQNLIADPLDRRHSHELLAQMFSLTPRQVPTAVR
- a CDS encoding PPOX class F420-dependent oxidoreductase, with the translated sequence MSDIAPIPATHRDLLEARGVAILSTVGADGFPQTTALWYLLDGDVVRTSLHRTRQKYRNMVQHPQATLFLLDPANPQRTLELRADATFEDDADKSFLARLLDHYGHDLETFPAPADNRVVLTLTPRHVVTYGVAAG
- a CDS encoding YceI family protein, with amino-acid sequence MTTSTLPLAIGTWQFDPAHSGVHFKVRHLGLTNVRGRFNGVGASLEVGEELAGTRFGATIDISTVDTNQPDRDAHLRSTDFFGADAHPTMTFASTAIRDLGEGDYEADGDLTINGVTKPVTLAVEFTGAVVHPGDGKEHAGFIATAQILRDDFGIDFNMPLGVDKFALGKKIDVEIDVQFTPPAD
- a CDS encoding MarR family transcriptional regulator codes for the protein MASGVDVTHDPDIDVAHRDLIETSARFAQAFLRWLAGTAGGLTYPRLRVLEVLHCQGPAKMRELADGLGLTARNLTTLADGLETDGLVRRVSHPSDRRAILLELTASGVAAAECSLAPRLAEISGLFDELSPTQRAQFQRSLDTLVAAME
- a CDS encoding TetR family transcriptional regulator, which codes for MSAPEGSLRQRHTERTRRQIVDIALELFAEHGIDETTVDEIAAAADVSPRTFYRYFPSKEAVLFHSIEERLDEMRRLIAERPTDEPPFETLVAALRQAVDTMTNDPRRRSVLQRLVAERPQLRTYQRNTIIEHTERQILGALAPRAGIDPGDLGLRSVVAAVTACFDLALRTWIEQSAAGSFDDYFTTTLDACATNFTSVGHPLPTRRR